A single window of Methanosphaera sp. DNA harbors:
- the lonB gene encoding ATP-dependent protease LonB, with protein sequence MKSHVISEINPDEYADTEDIDIPPMLIDQIIGQEEAVETIKKAAKQRRNVLLIGEPGIGKSMIAKAMAELLPPEDLQDILIYPNVENPNNPVVGVMPAGQGKKVVQNAKDEFKKQESKKNTLTIAIIALIMAIGFITNQFLTAIIAVGIVFFALYQIKPKSQHLAPKLLVNSDAKKVAPFIDATGAHAGALLGDVRHDPYQSGGLGTPAHERVESGMIHRANKGVLYIDEIGTMDMKTQQELLTALQEHKLQITGQSDTSSGAMVRTDAVPCDFVLVASGNLEVLDGMHIALRSRIRGYGYEVFMKDTMEDTSENRKKISQFVAQEVKNDGRIPHFTKEAVGEIIKEAQRRAGKKDTLTLKLRDLGGLVRAAGDIAVEQGANAVTPEHVFEAKKQARTLEQQIADRYIKQRKDYSVYSNEGSKIGCINGLAVIGDSSGIVLPIAAEAAPSQSKEEGKIIAAGKLGDIAKEAVQNVGAIIKKSIGTDISNYDIHIQFVQSYDGVEGDSASVSMATAIISAIEDIPIDQTLALTGSLSVRGTVLPIGGATYKIEAAAQSGIKKVLIPASNLDDVLIDKKYVDEIEIIPVHTLTEVLEHALVGPKKDAFINSLKEKQQKTNQ encoded by the coding sequence ATAAAAAGTCACGTTATATCAGAAATTAACCCAGATGAATATGCAGATACAGAAGACATAGACATACCACCAATGCTAATTGACCAAATTATAGGTCAAGAAGAAGCTGTAGAAACAATAAAAAAAGCAGCAAAACAAAGAAGAAACGTACTTCTTATAGGAGAACCAGGTATTGGTAAATCAATGATTGCAAAAGCAATGGCAGAACTACTTCCACCAGAAGACCTACAAGATATACTTATATATCCAAATGTAGAAAATCCAAACAACCCAGTTGTAGGAGTAATGCCTGCAGGACAAGGAAAAAAAGTAGTTCAAAATGCAAAAGATGAATTCAAAAAACAAGAATCAAAAAAGAACACATTAACAATAGCAATAATAGCACTTATTATGGCAATAGGATTTATAACAAATCAATTCCTAACTGCAATAATAGCTGTTGGAATAGTATTTTTTGCATTATACCAAATCAAACCAAAATCCCAACATCTTGCACCAAAACTTCTAGTAAATAGTGATGCAAAAAAAGTAGCACCATTTATAGATGCAACAGGAGCACATGCAGGAGCATTACTTGGTGATGTAAGACACGACCCATACCAGTCAGGAGGACTTGGAACACCAGCACACGAAAGAGTAGAAAGTGGAATGATCCACAGAGCAAACAAAGGTGTACTCTACATTGACGAAATCGGTACAATGGACATGAAAACACAACAAGAACTACTCACAGCACTCCAAGAACATAAACTTCAAATTACAGGACAAAGTGATACCAGTAGTGGAGCAATGGTAAGAACAGATGCAGTACCATGTGACTTCGTACTTGTAGCATCAGGAAACCTTGAAGTACTCGATGGCATGCACATTGCACTTAGATCAAGAATACGTGGATATGGATATGAAGTATTCATGAAAGATACAATGGAAGATACATCAGAAAACAGAAAGAAAATATCACAATTTGTAGCACAAGAAGTTAAAAATGATGGACGTATACCACACTTTACAAAAGAAGCTGTAGGTGAAATCATCAAAGAAGCACAACGTCGTGCAGGTAAAAAAGACACACTTACACTTAAACTACGTGATCTTGGTGGACTTGTAAGAGCAGCAGGAGATATAGCAGTAGAACAAGGAGCTAATGCTGTAACACCAGAACATGTATTTGAAGCTAAAAAACAGGCAAGAACACTAGAACAACAAATAGCAGACAGATACATAAAACAAAGAAAAGACTACAGTGTATATTCAAATGAAGGATCAAAAATTGGATGTATCAATGGTCTTGCTGTAATTGGAGATTCAAGTGGTATAGTACTACCTATTGCTGCTGAAGCAGCCCCATCCCAGAGTAAAGAAGAAGGTAAAATTATTGCTGCAGGAAAACTTGGAGATATTGCAAAAGAAGCAGTACAAAACGTTGGAGCTATAATTAAGAAAAGTATTGGAACTGACATTTCAAACTATGATATACACATACAATTTGTACAATCATACGATGGAGTAGAAGGAGACAGTGCAAGTGTATCAATGGCAACAGCAATAATTTCAGCAATTGAAGATATACCAATTGATCAAACACTAGCACTTACTGGATCTTTAAGTGTACGTGGAACAGTACTACCAATTGGTGGAGCAACATATAAAATAGAAGCTGCAGCTCAATCAGGAATTAAAAAAGTATTAATACCTGCATCAAATCTTGATGATGTATTAATTGATAAAAAATATGTTGATGAAATTGAAATAATTCCAGTACATACACTTACAGAAGTACTAGAACATGCACTTGTAGGACCTAAAAAAGATGCATTTATCAATTCATTAAAAGAAAAACAACAAAAAACAAATCAATAA
- a CDS encoding DUF354 domain-containing protein encodes MKIWIDIVNSPHVRFFNGIIKRLKADGHEVIITARDFSNIHDLLDIFNIEYTSIGDHGVTLEEKLLSSTKRAYDLANFIKDKDIDVAITKHSIELPRVAFGLKIPNIFILDNEHAIAANKLTLPLVNKLVIPEIFDVWDSIKFGMDPNNIIRYDGTCEVTHLEDFTYNENILEDLDIEVSKKYTILMRPEPSLASYLDTDCNKSVLTPIVDELKDIADILVIPRFNAQSEIFKDIDGVHVVKTPVDTFSLMKRCDLVIGAGGTMNREAALLGTPVISCYPGAQLSVDSYYIKRGLMKRSTDLNEIIKLAKQLLENKDEQVTLKTDDLVDIIVNEIYKTYNENSS; translated from the coding sequence ATGAAAATATGGATAGATATTGTAAATTCACCACATGTACGTTTTTTTAATGGTATTATTAAAAGACTTAAAGCTGATGGACATGAAGTTATTATAACAGCACGAGATTTTTCAAATATTCACGACTTACTTGATATTTTTAATATAGAATATACATCTATTGGTGATCATGGTGTTACACTTGAAGAAAAGCTTCTCTCAAGTACAAAACGTGCATATGATCTTGCAAATTTTATTAAAGATAAAGATATTGATGTTGCAATTACAAAGCATTCTATTGAACTTCCAAGAGTTGCATTTGGTCTTAAAATTCCAAATATTTTTATTCTTGATAATGAACATGCAATTGCTGCAAATAAGTTAACTCTTCCTCTTGTAAATAAGCTTGTTATTCCCGAAATTTTTGATGTATGGGATAGTATAAAATTTGGTATGGATCCTAATAATATCATTCGTTATGATGGAACATGTGAAGTTACACATCTTGAAGATTTCACATACAATGAAAACATACTTGAGGATTTAGATATTGAAGTTTCAAAGAAATATACTATTTTAATGAGACCAGAACCATCACTTGCATCATATCTTGATACAGATTGTAATAAATCAGTACTTACACCTATAGTTGATGAACTAAAAGATATTGCAGACATACTTGTAATTCCAAGATTTAATGCTCAAAGTGAAATATTTAAAGATATTGATGGTGTACATGTTGTTAAAACACCTGTTGATACATTTAGTCTTATGAAACGATGTGACCTTGTAATTGGAGCAGGAGGTACAATGAATCGTGAAGCAGCACTTCTTGGAACACCTGTTATATCATGCTATCCTGGAGCACAACTATCTGTAGATTCATACTACATAAAACGAGGATTAATGAAACGTTCAACAGATCTTAATGAAATAATAAAACTTGCAAAACAATTACTTGAAAATAAAGATGAACAAGTTACACTAAAAACAGATGATCTTGTTGATATAATAGTAAATGAAATCTATAAAACATATAATGAAAATTCATCCTAA
- a CDS encoding ribose-phosphate diphosphokinase, which translates to MIIGGSASQSLAAEVAKQLDEKLCTVEIKKFPDGEKYFRIKDEIPEDEKVVIIQSTGYPQDENMMELFFILDTLSDMNIEDITVVSPYLGYSRQERRFKEVECISAKATAKLIQSMGVKHLISINLHEESICDLYDIPVDNLSAMPSIAEYIRNNHDDKKPVILAPDKGAENFAKEIAEILDTDYDYLEKVRLSPEVVKTKTKSISVENRSVIIVDDIISTGGTIVNAIDILKKQGAKKVDVVCVHPVLVGDAILKISAAGASSVKATNTLISEVASISVGKTIADHLKTLQ; encoded by the coding sequence GTGATTATTGGAGGATCTGCATCACAATCATTAGCTGCAGAAGTAGCAAAACAATTAGATGAAAAATTATGTACTGTTGAAATTAAAAAGTTTCCAGATGGAGAAAAATATTTCAGAATCAAAGATGAAATTCCAGAAGATGAAAAAGTAGTAATTATTCAATCAACAGGATATCCACAAGATGAAAATATGATGGAATTATTCTTCATACTTGACACACTTAGTGACATGAATATAGAAGATATTACAGTAGTTTCACCATATCTTGGATACAGCAGACAAGAACGTAGATTTAAAGAAGTTGAATGTATCTCAGCAAAAGCAACAGCAAAACTTATTCAAAGCATGGGAGTAAAACATTTAATATCAATAAATTTACATGAAGAAAGTATCTGTGATTTATATGACATACCAGTAGATAACCTATCTGCAATGCCATCAATTGCTGAATACATAAGAAACAATCATGATGATAAAAAACCTGTAATACTTGCACCAGATAAGGGAGCAGAAAACTTTGCAAAAGAAATTGCAGAAATTCTAGATACAGACTATGACTACCTTGAAAAAGTAAGACTTTCACCAGAAGTTGTTAAAACAAAAACAAAATCAATATCTGTTGAAAATCGTAGTGTAATTATAGTTGATGATATTATAAGTACAGGTGGAACAATAGTAAATGCAATAGATATTCTTAAAAAACAAGGTGCAAAAAAAGTAGATGTTGTATGTGTACATCCAGTACTTGTTGGAGATGCAATACTTAAAATAAGTGCAGCAGGAGCATCATCAGTTAAAGCAACAAATACATTAATTAGTGAAGTTGCAAGTATATCTGTTGGAAAAACAATAGCAGATCATTTAAAAACATTACAATAA
- a CDS encoding DEAD/DEAH box helicase — protein sequence MEKLKFKDLNISEEIQKAVEDMGFEEASPIQSLAIPKILAKKDVIGQAQTGTGKTAAFGIPLLENINEHDESLQAIILCPTRELAIQVAEELRKLAAYLPEINVLPVYGGQPIDRQIKALKKGVQIIIGTPGRVMDHISRGTINLSTIKTVILDEADEMLDMGFRDDIEYILEFIPDERQFLLFSATLPGEILQLAQRYQNDSEIVKVTRHELTTPDVDQKYFEVKEDMKLELLSRLLDINDFDLSLVFCNTKRKVDKLVSHLQVRGYLADGLHGDLTQNQRDHVMRKFKNGNIEILVATDVAARGIDVGGVEGVFNYDIPNDNEYYVHRIGRTGRAGKTGKAFSFVSGREIYQLRDIQRYAKTKIEQAPIPSLIDVEEVKKDNFIEELKERINTEDISKETYIIEKLIEEDYNSIDIAATLLKGIIEESPYKQEEFGDTDANEGFVRFFMSLGRKQNITISVILNSIYEKTALTGRQIGNIDIFDNFSFIEIPQDHASDFYRFMGDTYIDNKRAHIEPAKPRDKSNKKDKKRYSNKRKRKSNKFNPHKKDNNYHGGKNTYRKDSYNKKNTYKKHSYQNDSYKSYQKDDY from the coding sequence ATGGAAAAATTAAAATTTAAAGATTTAAACATATCAGAAGAAATACAAAAAGCTGTAGAAGATATGGGATTTGAGGAAGCATCACCAATTCAGTCACTTGCAATACCAAAGATTTTAGCAAAAAAAGATGTAATAGGACAAGCACAAACAGGAACAGGAAAAACTGCAGCATTTGGAATACCACTTCTTGAAAATATAAATGAACATGATGAAAGTCTGCAAGCAATAATTTTATGTCCTACACGTGAACTTGCAATACAAGTTGCAGAAGAACTTAGAAAACTTGCAGCATACCTACCAGAAATAAATGTACTACCAGTATATGGTGGACAACCAATAGATAGACAAATTAAAGCACTGAAAAAAGGTGTACAGATAATTATAGGAACACCAGGACGTGTAATGGATCATATATCACGTGGAACAATAAATCTCAGTACAATAAAAACAGTAATACTTGATGAAGCAGATGAAATGCTTGACATGGGATTTAGAGATGATATAGAATATATTCTTGAATTCATACCAGATGAAAGACAATTTTTACTATTTTCAGCAACACTTCCAGGTGAAATACTTCAACTTGCACAGAGATACCAGAATGATTCTGAAATTGTAAAAGTAACACGTCATGAACTCACCACCCCTGATGTTGACCAGAAATACTTTGAAGTAAAAGAAGATATGAAACTCGAACTTCTATCAAGACTTCTTGATATAAATGATTTTGACTTATCACTTGTATTTTGTAATACAAAAAGAAAAGTTGACAAACTTGTAAGTCATCTTCAAGTAAGAGGATATCTTGCTGATGGTCTTCATGGAGATTTAACACAAAATCAGAGAGATCATGTAATGCGTAAATTTAAAAATGGTAACATTGAAATTCTTGTTGCAACAGATGTAGCAGCACGTGGTATTGATGTTGGTGGTGTTGAAGGAGTATTTAACTATGATATTCCAAATGATAATGAATACTATGTTCACAGAATAGGACGTACAGGACGTGCAGGTAAAACAGGAAAAGCATTTAGTTTTGTATCAGGACGTGAAATATATCAACTTCGTGATATTCAAAGATATGCAAAAACAAAGATTGAACAAGCACCAATTCCATCACTTATTGATGTAGAAGAAGTTAAAAAAGACAACTTCATAGAAGAACTTAAAGAAAGAATTAACACAGAAGATATTTCAAAAGAAACATACATCATTGAAAAACTTATAGAAGAAGATTATAACTCAATTGATATTGCAGCAACACTTCTTAAAGGAATTATTGAAGAAAGTCCATATAAACAGGAAGAATTTGGAGATACAGATGCAAATGAAGGATTTGTAAGATTCTTCATGAGTCTTGGAAGAAAACAAAACATTACAATTAGTGTAATTCTTAATTCAATCTATGAAAAAACAGCACTTACTGGTCGTCAAATAGGAAACATTGATATATTTGATAACTTCTCATTTATTGAAATTCCACAAGATCATGCATCAGACTTCTACAGATTCATGGGAGATACATACATAGACAATAAAAGAGCACACATTGAACCTGCAAAACCTCGTGATAAATCAAATAAAAAAGATAAGAAACGATATTCAAATAAAAGAAAAAGAAAAAGTAATAAATTCAATCCACATAAAAAAGATAATAACTATCATGGTGGAAAAAATACTTATCGTAAAGATAGTTATAATAAAAAAAATACTTATAAAAAACATTCATACCAGAATGATTCCTACAAGTCATATCAAAAAGATGACTACTAG
- a CDS encoding nitroreductase family protein: MILDINPIRCVRCGLCESVCIFDNISLEGDVHEVGNDCFKCGHCVAICPTGAINLKEYEDYDTIKTKYKTDSLPVNYDDFLEVLNRRRSMRWFRKQKIEKQTYEKLFECVYNSPTATNAQDLEFVVVSERIDEFNDMLYDILKDHTDIHPRVVEFIKYMENNKEGKNPMLWDGREVILGFSTNATTTCVAAARIEIMAQIMGLGGFYNKFIVLADEFDHEKVMSFFPDIDSDKHLHSAFIIGYPKKKFKRPLPKREVKISYE; the protein is encoded by the coding sequence ATGATACTTGATATAAATCCAATACGATGTGTAAGATGTGGATTATGTGAATCAGTATGTATATTTGATAATATATCACTAGAAGGAGATGTTCATGAGGTAGGAAATGACTGCTTTAAGTGTGGACATTGTGTTGCAATCTGTCCAACAGGTGCAATAAATCTCAAGGAATATGAAGATTATGATACAATAAAAACAAAATATAAAACTGACTCACTACCAGTAAATTATGATGATTTTCTTGAAGTTTTAAATAGACGCCGAAGTATGCGTTGGTTTAGAAAACAGAAAATTGAAAAACAAACATATGAAAAACTATTTGAATGTGTATATAACTCACCAACAGCTACAAATGCACAGGATCTTGAATTTGTTGTAGTATCAGAGAGAATTGATGAATTTAATGATATGCTCTATGACATACTAAAAGATCACACAGATATACATCCACGTGTTGTTGAATTTATTAAGTATATGGAAAATAACAAGGAAGGTAAAAATCCTATGCTTTGGGATGGACGTGAAGTAATTCTTGGATTTTCAACAAATGCTACAACTACCTGTGTTGCTGCTGCAAGAATTGAGATAATGGCACAAATTATGGGTCTTGGTGGATTTTATAACAAGTTTATTGTACTTGCTGATGAATTTGATCATGAAAAAGTCATGTCATTTTTCCCAGATATAGACAGTGATAAACATCTTCATTCAGCATTTATAATAGGATATCCTAAGAAGAAATTTAAAAGACCACTTCCAAAACGTGAAGTTAAAATTAGCTATGAATAA
- the cobQ gene encoding cobyric acid synthase CobQ: MKYIMFQGTSSNAGKTLTVAALCNLLARDGYRVTPFKSQNMSLNSYTTIDNDEMSIAQVMQAEAADIEPNCNMNPILLKPKEGFVSQVIVQGKPAGDMRFDDYQNNFRDEAIDAIESSLKKLDEDYDITVIEGAGSPAEINMYDKDLANMLIARMTDADVILVADIDQGGVFASIVGTYFLLPEEDRNRIKAVIINKFRGNADVLDSGIKKVEEITGIPIIGIIPFDETLNLPEEDSASLSTHHFSENEKITIGTLRLPKISNFTDIDPLDYEPDVGIKLVNIYDKFDDLDALIIPGTRNTVSDLMALKEQGLFDYIQEVAKEIPVFGICGGYQMLSNKIIDPKCKESKYGSVDGMGLLDIKTEFGTLTDKVVEQSSGHVIADSPLGFKMNTPVTGYELHEAVTVLGDVKPFIKLDKGFGNDTSRKFDGAVNGNVCGTYLHGIFHNFEFRRSFTDVLRENKGLEKLGMGNDDFKDSKRVNYNQLGDLFADNVDMDFINNLLKN, encoded by the coding sequence ATGAAATACATAATGTTTCAAGGAACATCATCAAATGCTGGAAAAACACTGACAGTTGCAGCACTATGTAACTTACTTGCAAGAGATGGCTATCGTGTAACACCATTTAAATCACAAAATATGTCACTTAACTCATATACAACGATAGACAATGATGAAATGTCAATAGCACAAGTAATGCAAGCAGAAGCAGCAGACATAGAACCAAACTGTAACATGAATCCAATACTTCTAAAACCAAAAGAAGGATTTGTATCACAGGTAATTGTACAGGGAAAACCAGCAGGAGATATGCGCTTTGATGACTACCAAAACAACTTCAGAGATGAAGCAATAGATGCAATAGAATCATCACTAAAAAAACTAGATGAAGACTATGATATAACAGTAATTGAAGGTGCAGGATCACCAGCTGAAATTAACATGTATGATAAAGATCTTGCAAACATGTTAATTGCAAGAATGACAGATGCAGATGTAATACTAGTTGCAGATATAGACCAGGGAGGAGTATTTGCATCAATTGTAGGAACATACTTCCTACTTCCAGAAGAAGATAGAAATCGTATAAAAGCTGTAATAATCAATAAATTCAGAGGAAATGCAGATGTACTTGACTCAGGAATTAAAAAAGTTGAAGAAATTACAGGCATACCAATTATTGGAATTATACCATTTGATGAAACATTAAATCTACCAGAAGAAGATTCAGCATCACTATCAACACATCACTTCTCAGAAAATGAGAAAATTACAATAGGAACACTAAGACTTCCAAAAATATCAAACTTTACAGATATAGATCCACTAGATTATGAACCAGATGTAGGAATAAAACTAGTAAATATATATGATAAATTTGATGATCTTGATGCATTAATAATACCTGGAACAAGAAATACAGTAAGTGACCTAATGGCACTAAAAGAACAAGGACTCTTTGATTACATACAAGAAGTAGCAAAAGAAATTCCAGTATTTGGAATATGTGGTGGATATCAAATGTTATCAAATAAAATCATAGATCCTAAGTGTAAAGAATCAAAATATGGATCTGTTGATGGAATGGGACTTCTTGATATAAAAACAGAATTTGGAACACTAACAGATAAAGTAGTAGAACAAAGTAGTGGACATGTAATAGCAGACAGTCCTCTAGGATTTAAGATGAACACACCAGTAACAGGTTATGAATTACACGAAGCAGTAACAGTACTTGGTGATGTAAAACCATTCATAAAACTAGATAAAGGATTTGGAAACGATACATCACGTAAATTTGATGGAGCAGTAAATGGTAATGTATGTGGAACATACCTCCATGGAATATTCCATAACTTTGAATTTAGACGAAGCTTTACCGATGTTCTCCGTGAAAATAAAGGACTTGAAAAATTAGGCATGGGTAATGATGATTTCAAAGATTCAAAACGTGTCAACTACAACCAACTAGGAGATCTATTTGCAGATAATGTAGATATGGACTTCATAAATAATCTACTTAAAAACTAG
- the hypB gene encoding hydrogenase nickel incorporation protein HypB — MHNVASIEIEQDIIQANDKLASANRKYLDSKDIFAVDLVGAVGSGKTSLLEKLIDVIEDEDLGVIAGDILSKFDAKRIEDKNVPVKGLNTGKECHLDAHLVEHALEDIDLDDISMLFIENVGNLICPADFNLGAHIRTVIISVTEGDDTAEKHPMIFKTADMAIVNKVDLADAVGADADKMVEDIKTINPDIPVVKCSIKTGEGVDEVISLYKEFKNNK, encoded by the coding sequence ATGCATAATGTAGCAAGTATTGAAATAGAACAAGATATAATTCAAGCAAACGATAAATTAGCATCAGCTAACAGAAAATACCTTGATTCAAAAGATATTTTCGCAGTAGACCTTGTAGGAGCTGTAGGATCTGGTAAAACATCACTTCTTGAAAAACTTATAGATGTAATAGAAGATGAAGATCTTGGAGTAATTGCAGGAGATATACTCAGTAAATTTGATGCAAAAAGAATTGAAGATAAAAACGTACCTGTAAAAGGATTAAACACAGGAAAAGAATGTCACCTTGATGCACACCTTGTTGAACATGCACTTGAAGATATTGATCTTGATGATATTTCAATGTTATTTATTGAAAATGTAGGAAACCTAATTTGTCCTGCAGACTTTAACCTTGGAGCTCACATTAGAACTGTAATTATCAGTGTAACAGAAGGTGACGACACAGCAGAAAAACACCCAATGATCTTTAAAACAGCAGATATGGCTATTGTAAACAAAGTAGATCTTGCTGATGCTGTAGGTGCAGATGCTGATAAAATGGTTGAAGATATTAAAACAATAAATCCTGACATACCAGTTGTAAAATGTAGTATTAAAACTGGTGAAGGTGTAGATGAAGTTATTTCATTATACAAAGAATTTAAAAACAACAAGTAG
- a CDS encoding methionine synthase, producing MNITTTIVGSYPVISHEANCFGDKLRDHLGIYDKYHDSIVHTTTMFAKNGIDVICDGQPRDDMVKIFASKINGFDIIDNSVHVIGKITPAAHAIGVRDLKLAYNVAHKINNKYQLHTSLDDIFKGKAKGIKGMLTGPTSIIHSCAIDNFYANKQEAIFDLAKALCYEAKQLQKAGACAIQIDEPFISTGVEDIKVSKEAVEIIAESVDIPVVVHVCGDLKDVLKDLLEFDVEVLDFEFQGQKDNINTLKKVWTKNTDKKIAIGCIDTKLHEVDDEDEVKNTIKKVVDIMQNEDVIIDPDCGMRMLDEEVAIGKLEILNNIKNGGII from the coding sequence ATGAACATAACTACAACTATTGTTGGTAGCTATCCTGTCATATCACATGAGGCTAACTGTTTCGGGGATAAATTAAGAGATCATCTTGGAATATATGATAAATATCATGACTCTATTGTTCATACAACAACCATGTTTGCAAAAAATGGTATTGATGTTATATGTGATGGTCAGCCAAGAGATGATATGGTTAAGATCTTTGCAAGTAAAATTAATGGATTTGATATTATTGACAACTCTGTACATGTTATAGGAAAAATCACACCAGCAGCTCATGCTATTGGAGTTCGTGATCTTAAACTTGCATATAATGTTGCACATAAAATTAACAATAAATATCAACTACACACATCACTTGATGATATCTTTAAAGGCAAAGCAAAAGGAATTAAAGGTATGCTAACAGGACCAACTAGTATAATACATTCATGTGCTATTGATAATTTCTATGCAAATAAACAAGAAGCAATATTTGATCTTGCAAAAGCACTATGTTATGAGGCAAAACAACTACAAAAAGCAGGTGCATGTGCAATACAAATAGATGAACCATTCATATCAACAGGAGTTGAAGATATAAAAGTATCAAAAGAAGCAGTAGAAATAATAGCCGAATCTGTTGACATACCTGTTGTTGTACATGTATGTGGAGATCTAAAAGATGTACTTAAAGACCTGCTAGAATTTGATGTAGAAGTACTAGACTTTGAATTCCAAGGACAAAAAGACAACATAAACACACTAAAGAAAGTATGGACTAAAAATACAGATAAAAAAATAGCAATAGGATGTATAGATACAAAACTTCATGAAGTAGATGATGAAGATGAAGTTAAAAATACAATCAAAAAAGTAGTAGATATAATGCAAAATGAAGATGTAATAATAGATCCAGACTGTGGAATGAGAATGCTAGATGAAGAAGTTGCAATAGGAAAACTTGAAATTTTAAATAATATAAAAAATGGTGGTATCATATAA
- the hypA gene encoding hydrogenase maturation nickel metallochaperone HypA, translating to MHELAMASSIVDAILDTAKKNNAIEITEAVIEVGELTMLNPEQLRFMMEILSEDNMLKDAEVIINMIPIEIECENCGYEGNVEADEEEVDHYMAATECPECGNTRVNVIKGRECSVKTIKIEKEDE from the coding sequence ATGCATGAATTAGCTATGGCTTCAAGTATTGTAGATGCAATACTTGATACTGCTAAGAAAAACAATGCCATTGAAATAACAGAGGCAGTTATAGAAGTTGGAGAACTTACAATGCTCAATCCTGAACAACTCAGATTCATGATGGAAATTTTAAGTGAAGACAACATGCTTAAAGATGCTGAAGTTATAATTAACATGATCCCTATTGAAATTGAATGTGAAAACTGTGGATATGAAGGAAATGTTGAAGCAGACGAAGAAGAAGTAGATCATTATATGGCAGCAACAGAGTGTCCTGAATGTGGAAATACAAGAGTAAATGTAATAAAAGGACGCGAATGTAGTGTAAAAACAATAAAAATTGAAAAGGAAGATGAATAA
- a CDS encoding thymidylate synthase, with amino-acid sequence MAKFIRTNNIANAWLMSVKKIMQEGHEVVDERGSLTRELQNVMIEITDPDDNTIPECSPWKDDRLETYKQELLDASNDQGFVYTYGNRLRQYFNIDQLDTCIEKLNNCRQSRRAIAITIDPIQDNSVDEIPCLQEIAFLIRNDELYMTDFFRSNDCGGATFPNLFGIREVGYYVAKNTDTKLVNMVHHAMSLHIYEHDWDKCNEILRKY; translated from the coding sequence ATGGCAAAATTTATAAGAACAAACAACATAGCAAATGCATGGCTAATGAGTGTAAAAAAGATAATGCAAGAAGGACATGAAGTAGTAGATGAACGTGGAAGTCTAACACGTGAACTTCAAAATGTGATGATTGAAATTACAGATCCAGACGACAACACAATACCAGAGTGCAGTCCATGGAAAGATGACAGACTTGAAACATACAAACAAGAACTACTAGATGCATCAAATGACCAGGGATTTGTATACACCTATGGAAATCGTCTACGTCAATACTTCAATATTGACCAACTAGATACATGTATTGAAAAACTTAATAATTGTCGTCAGTCAAGACGTGCAATTGCAATAACAATCGACCCAATACAAGACAATAGTGTAGATGAAATACCATGTCTTCAAGAAATTGCATTTTTAATACGTAATGATGAACTATACATGACAGACTTCTTCCGTAGCAATGACTGTGGAGGTGCAACATTTCCAAATCTCTTTGGAATACGAGAAGTAGGATATTATGTTGCAAAAAATACAGATACAAAACTTGTAAATATGGTACATCATGCAATGAGTCTTCACATCTATGAACATGACTGGGATAAATGTAATGAAATATTAAGAAAATATTAA